In Achromobacter spanius, the following proteins share a genomic window:
- a CDS encoding glycine zipper 2TM domain-containing protein: MKIASLSKICVALAMTAAMAGCSSWDGMSHRQKSTVGGAALGGVAGAVITNGGVLGTVGGAAIGGVIGDQVGKR; encoded by the coding sequence ATGAAAATCGCATCTCTTTCCAAAATCTGTGTCGCACTGGCGATGACCGCCGCCATGGCGGGCTGCTCGTCCTGGGACGGCATGAGCCATCGCCAAAAGAGCACGGTGGGCGGCGCCGCATTGGGCGGTGTCGCAGGCGCCGTGATCACCAACGGCGGCGTCCTGGGTACGGTGGGTGGAGCGGCGATCGGCGGCGTCATCGGCGATCAGGTCGGCAAGCGCTAA
- a CDS encoding isochorismatase family protein has product MLLQASDSTLLIVDMQGRLMPAIHDNEAVLHTAHKLAQAARILDVPVVATEHHGKMLGVTVDPLRALVQSTFQKMHFSSTREPGFEAWLPAARKTILVAGCEAHICVLQTVIGLVDMGYKAVLVSDAAGSRKPSDHHAALRRARAHGADIVTSEMAIFEWMETCEHPRFRDVLRLVK; this is encoded by the coding sequence ATGCTGCTGCAAGCCTCCGATTCCACGTTGCTCATCGTCGATATGCAGGGCCGGTTGATGCCCGCCATTCACGATAACGAAGCCGTGCTGCATACCGCGCACAAGCTGGCGCAAGCCGCGCGGATACTTGATGTGCCGGTTGTCGCCACGGAGCACCACGGCAAGATGCTCGGCGTTACTGTGGATCCGCTACGCGCTCTTGTGCAGTCCACGTTCCAGAAAATGCACTTCTCTTCCACGCGCGAACCTGGCTTTGAAGCGTGGCTGCCGGCGGCGCGAAAAACAATTCTGGTGGCCGGCTGCGAAGCGCATATCTGCGTGCTGCAAACGGTGATCGGCCTGGTGGACATGGGCTACAAGGCCGTGCTGGTGTCGGACGCCGCGGGGTCGCGCAAGCCCTCGGATCACCACGCTGCGCTGCGGCGCGCGCGGGCGCATGGCGCCGATATCGTCACCTCGGAAATGGCCATATTTGAGTGGATGGAAACTTGCGAGCACCCGCGCTTTCGCGATGTGTTACGTCTGGTCAAATAG
- a CDS encoding type II toxin-antitoxin system VapC family toxin, whose translation MILVDTSIWIDHLGASEPRLEQLLHNEFVLMHPFIVGELALGSLNKRDMVLGALTLLPQAVRASHDEAIHFLHAERLFGKGIGYVDLHLLASTRLTPGASLWTKDKRLGSLAKTLNLSVEPPLYH comes from the coding sequence ATGATCTTGGTTGACACGTCGATCTGGATCGATCATCTGGGGGCAAGCGAACCCCGGCTTGAACAGTTGCTCCACAATGAATTTGTCCTGATGCACCCGTTCATCGTTGGCGAACTGGCGCTCGGATCGCTGAATAAGCGGGACATGGTGTTGGGCGCACTGACGCTTTTGCCACAGGCGGTTCGGGCGAGCCACGACGAGGCAATCCACTTTCTTCATGCCGAACGGCTATTTGGAAAAGGCATCGGCTATGTCGACCTGCATCTGCTTGCATCGACCCGCCTGACGCCCGGTGCTTCGCTGTGGACCAAAGACAAGCGGCTGGGATCTCTTGCCAAGACCTTGAACCTGTCTGTCGAGCCCCCGCTATATCATTGA
- the minE gene encoding cell division topological specificity factor MinE, protein MSFLSFLLGQKKTSASVAKERLQIILAHERGRGDSPDYLPQLQQELIAVISKYVKINPEDIKVHLERQDTLEVLEVKIEMPQNEP, encoded by the coding sequence ATGTCCTTCCTGTCGTTTCTGCTTGGTCAAAAGAAAACTTCCGCTTCCGTTGCAAAGGAACGGTTGCAGATCATCCTGGCCCACGAGCGGGGCCGCGGCGACTCGCCCGACTACCTGCCGCAGTTGCAGCAGGAACTTATCGCGGTGATTTCAAAATACGTGAAGATCAACCCTGAAGACATCAAGGTGCACCTGGAACGCCAGGACACGCTGGAGGTGTTGGAAGTGAAGATCGAGATGCCACAGAACGAACCGTGA
- a CDS encoding type II toxin-antitoxin system VapB family antitoxin → MRTTVTLDDDLLEKARIYTGIQETSALVQQALTNLVQKEAAKRLAKLGGSSPKLKPTPRRQTETPDDLG, encoded by the coding sequence ATGCGTACCACAGTGACGCTCGATGACGATTTGCTCGAGAAAGCGCGAATCTATACGGGCATACAGGAAACCTCTGCGCTTGTGCAGCAGGCGCTGACGAACCTGGTGCAGAAAGAGGCGGCCAAGCGCCTGGCCAAACTGGGCGGCAGTTCACCCAAATTGAAGCCGACGCCACGGCGGCAAACGGAGACACCCGATGATCTTGGTTGA